In Sporichthya polymorpha DSM 43042, a genomic segment contains:
- a CDS encoding DUF3817 domain-containing protein produces the protein MLATRIGRLRVVSLVEGVSYVLLLLISQWVLDWHAGVAVLGPIHGILFVAYVLGVLDLQRRMRWDNVTLVKLLVASSIPFATFFVERWLRTQHEPAEPGRAASRQAG, from the coding sequence ATGCTGGCGACGCGGATCGGTCGGCTGCGGGTGGTCTCGCTGGTCGAGGGAGTCAGTTACGTCCTGCTGCTCCTGATCTCACAGTGGGTGCTCGACTGGCACGCGGGTGTCGCCGTGCTCGGGCCGATCCACGGGATCCTGTTCGTGGCCTACGTGCTGGGCGTGCTCGACCTGCAGCGGCGGATGCGCTGGGACAACGTCACGCTCGTCAAGCTCCTGGTCGCCTCCTCGATCCCGTTCGCCACCTTCTTCGTCGAACGCTGGCTCCGGACGCAGCACGAGCCCGCGGAGCCCGGCCGCGCGGCCTCCCGTCAGGCAGGATGA
- a CDS encoding tetratricopeptide repeat protein, translated as MAQPPSPRIPTHGAVDLSGLKARPTRPGEIPEPPARSAPPVAAGSALGVGPEHTGGAGAGSAGGHGGNPWVVEVTEENFGTEVMTTSMTVPVVIDFWAGWCQPCKQLAPILEKLALEYEGRFLLATIDTDANQRLAQEIGIQSLPTILAVVGQQPVPLFQGALPEAQVRQYIEELLRVSAMNGVSGRAAPRGSVPAATATATSTEPVVPHADAYEAMVAGNLDEAEQKYSAVLAERPADRDAAEGLARVQLLQRVQGVDPDVALKTAQGSPSDLAAVRLAADVEVASGTPEAGFSRLVEAIRVSSGDDRDALREHLLSLFAVLGADDPRVVTARRALASALF; from the coding sequence ATGGCTCAGCCTCCTTCGCCCCGTATCCCGACCCATGGCGCCGTCGACCTGTCCGGTCTGAAGGCGCGTCCGACCCGGCCGGGGGAGATTCCCGAGCCACCGGCCCGCTCCGCTCCGCCGGTCGCGGCCGGCTCCGCCCTCGGCGTCGGCCCGGAGCACACCGGCGGGGCCGGGGCCGGCTCGGCGGGCGGCCACGGCGGCAACCCCTGGGTCGTCGAGGTCACCGAGGAGAACTTCGGCACCGAGGTCATGACGACCTCGATGACCGTCCCGGTCGTCATCGACTTCTGGGCGGGCTGGTGCCAGCCGTGCAAGCAACTCGCGCCGATCCTGGAGAAGCTGGCGCTGGAGTACGAGGGCCGCTTCCTGCTGGCCACGATCGACACCGACGCGAACCAGCGCCTCGCGCAGGAGATCGGCATCCAGAGCCTGCCGACGATCCTCGCGGTCGTCGGGCAGCAGCCGGTGCCGCTGTTCCAGGGCGCGCTGCCGGAGGCGCAGGTCCGTCAGTACATCGAGGAGCTGCTCCGCGTCTCGGCGATGAACGGCGTCTCCGGCCGCGCGGCCCCGCGGGGGAGCGTGCCGGCCGCGACGGCGACGGCGACGTCGACCGAGCCGGTCGTCCCGCACGCCGACGCCTACGAGGCGATGGTCGCCGGCAATCTCGACGAGGCCGAGCAGAAGTACTCCGCGGTGCTCGCCGAGCGTCCCGCGGACCGCGACGCGGCCGAGGGCCTCGCGCGCGTGCAGCTGCTTCAGCGCGTGCAGGGCGTCGACCCCGACGTCGCGCTCAAGACCGCGCAGGGCAGCCCGTCCGACCTCGCGGCGGTCCGCCTCGCCGCGGACGTCGAGGTGGCCTCCGGCACCCCCGAGGCCGGGTTCTCCCGACTCGTCGAGGCGATCCGCGTCTCCAGCGGCGACGACCGTGATGCCCTCCGCGAGCACCTGCTCAGCCTGTTCGCCGTCCTTGGCGCCGACGACCCGCGCGTCGTCACCGCCCGC